The Microbacterium limosum sequence CTTCATCTCCCCCGCCGCCTGCTACGAGGTGCGCATCGACCTGCCCGCCTCCGACCGCCTCGAGTACGCCGCGGCGGCGGATGACGAGCGGTATCGCCTCGCCGCGACGGCGCACGCGAAGATCGGGGTCGTCCGCAGCCTCGTCGAGCGGCACGAGGGCGAACGCATCCTGATCATCGGCCAGTACCTCGACCAGATCGACATCCTGGCCGACGCGCTCGGGGCCCCGAAGATCACGGGCGCGACGCCCGTCGACGAGCGCGAGGAGCTGTTCCAGGCGTTCCGCGAGGGCTCGCTCACGGTGCTCGTGGTGTCGAAGGTCGCGAACTTCTCGGTGGACCTGCCCGAGGCATCCGTCGCCATCCAGGTGTCGGGCTCGTTCGGGTCGCGCCAGGAGGAGGCCCAGCGTCTCGGCCGCCTACTGCGTCCGAAGACCAACGGGCACACGGCGAGCTTCTACACGCTCATCGCGCGTGACACCGTCGACCAGGACTTCGCGCAGAACCGCCAGCGCTTCCTCGCCGAGCAGGGATACGCCTACACGATCCTCGACGCCGACCAGCTCGCCGCCTGACTCATCCCGTCCGGGCGAAGAACCGGAGGATCAGTTCCTGCACGGCGCGCGGGTTGTCGTCGGTGGCGAAGTGCGCGGCGTCCGGAATGGATGCGAACTCCACGTCGTCCGCGAAGCGCTTCACATCGCCGACATGCGCGCGCACATAGGCCTCCGTCAGCGGCACATCCTTCGCGCCGAAGGCGTAGAGGGTCGGCGCCCGCAGCCGCCGCCGGCGGTATGCGCCGGTGACGAGAGCCGGCATCTCGCCGCCGCTCTCACCCTCGTGGGCGAGCAGGGAGTCCGCGCCCTCACCCACGCGCGCGTGGACGCCGCGGCCGGGTTGCCGAGGGGATCGACGTCGAACTGGTTCCGCACCCGCGACGCCCTCGTCGCGGGTGTGGTCGTCCACCTCGCCGAGAGCGAGCGCGCCGAGATCGCCACCGCGGGACCCCCCACGATCGACACTCCCGACCAGCTGACCGACGCGTTCAGCGGCCTGATCGCGATGCAGACCGGACCCCTCGCGGCACGCACCCGCGCTCGGTACGCCCTGTTCCTCGAGGGCGCCCACGACCGGGTCATGCTCGAACCGCTGCTCGCCCAGCGCGCCGCATACGTCGAGTGGACGGCATCCCTGCTCGCGCACGTGGGCGCAGCCCACCCCGCCGAGGCGGTTCGCACGCTCATGGCCGCGTCCGAAGGCTTGATCCTGCATCGCCTCAGCGTCGATCCCGACGCCGAGATCCGTCCCGTCATCGACCGCGTGGTCCGCGCGTGCCTCGCCTGACCGCCCTCCGGCTCCGGCTCCGGCTCCGGCTCCGGCTCCGGCGAACGGTCGCGACACGCCGCGCCCGCCACTTCACCCGCGGCGCGTCGCGACCGTTCACGGCGCGGCGCGGGAGCGCCGGGGCGTAGCGCATCCGCTCGGTCGCGCGCAATCGCACCGCAATCCTGCGCGCACAGAGGATCCGTCACGATAATGGGGGGATGAGCGCACCCCGCATCCTTGTCGTCGACGACGAGCCGAACATCCGCGACCTGCTGGTCACGAGCCTGCGATTCGCCGGATTCCAGGTCAAGGCCGTCAGCAACGGCGCCCAGACAATCTCGGCCGTGCTCGAGGAGGAACCCGACCTCATCGTGCTCGACGTCATGCTCCCCGACATGAACGGCTTCAGCGTCACGAAGCGTCTGCGCAGCGCCGGCTACACCGCACCGATCCTCTTCCTCACCGCGAAGGACGAGACCGAGGACAAGATCGAGGGTCTCAACGCCGGCGGCGACGACTACGTCACCAAGCCCTTCAGCCTCGACGAGATCGTCGCGCGCATCCAGGCCATCCTGCGCCGCACGATGCAGGCCGACGAGGACGCCGTCATCCGCACCGGCGAGCTGACGATGGATCAGGACACGCACGACGTGAAGGTCGGCGACGCCACGATCGACCTCAGCCCCACGGAGTTCAAGCTGCTCCGCTACCTCATGCTCAACCCCAACCGGGTGCTCAGCAAGGCGCAGATCCTCGACCACGTCTGGGAATACGACTTCAACGGCGACGCGGGCATCGTCGAGAGCTACATCTCCTACCTGCGCCGCAAGATCGACCCGCACTCCTCCGAGCCGCTCATCCAGACCAAGCGGGGCTTCGGCTACATGCTGAAGTCCGGCAAGACCGCGTAGGACGCCCCCGCTGGACCGCCAGGCGAAGACCGATGCCCTCACCCTGTGG is a genomic window containing:
- a CDS encoding response regulator transcription factor, producing MSAPRILVVDDEPNIRDLLVTSLRFAGFQVKAVSNGAQTISAVLEEEPDLIVLDVMLPDMNGFSVTKRLRSAGYTAPILFLTAKDETEDKIEGLNAGGDDYVTKPFSLDEIVARIQAILRRTMQADEDAVIRTGELTMDQDTHDVKVGDATIDLSPTEFKLLRYLMLNPNRVLSKAQILDHVWEYDFNGDAGIVESYISYLRRKIDPHSSEPLIQTKRGFGYMLKSGKTA
- a CDS encoding TetR family transcriptional regulator, translating into MDAAAGLPRGSTSNWFRTRDALVAGVVVHLAESERAEIATAGPPTIDTPDQLTDAFSGLIAMQTGPLAARTRARYALFLEGAHDRVMLEPLLAQRAAYVEWTASLLAHVGAAHPAEAVRTLMAASEGLILHRLSVDPDAEIRPVIDRVVRACLA
- a CDS encoding alpha/beta hydrolase, coding for MGEGADSLLAHEGESGGEMPALVTGAYRRRRLRAPTLYAFGAKDVPLTEAYVRAHVGDVKRFADDVEFASIPDAAHFATDDNPRAVQELILRFFARTG